Proteins encoded in a region of the Lycorma delicatula isolate Av1 chromosome 6, ASM4794821v1, whole genome shotgun sequence genome:
- the LOC142326751 gene encoding uncharacterized protein LOC142326751, whose translation MEFDITTLIQEIKTRKPLWKKDNYNHSCRDVINKLWIEVADRMGVSKELVKTKWKGLRDNFRSELRKIPKKRNHLHTSKWIYFNDMMFLKDQMITKSSSNFISGDAEDVNVDVDVYTMDSNFGNENNVQHKNKFEYRTVDVFPNTLTTYPYGEVCPSKLLHPSNTYGMIPYSVSMVPSDNASLSNKEDNSTLNWQCNEVSGENSCNDMWNQSTVKKRKLNSTNSSHVNNHNVNTNDDEDYSFLMSLLPTVRTLPPDKKMFLRLKLQELVYSEVYNYSIRNNNSFLISSHSDSKIALPQTSTSKIC comes from the exons ATGGAATTTGATATAACAACTCTGATACAAGAAATCAAAACTAGAAAACCGTTGTGGAAGAAAGATAATTATAATCATAGTTGCAGAGATGTCATAAACAAACTTTGGATTGAAGTCGCAGATAGGATGGGTGTTTCTA aggaatTGGTGAAAACAAAGTGGAAAGGTTTAAGAGATAATTTTAGATCAGAATTAAGGAAAAtaccaaagaaaagaaaccatttGCATAcatcaaaatggatttattttaatgatatgatgtttttaaaagatCAGATGATTACAAAATCGTCGAGTAATTTTATATCTGGAGATGCTGAAGATGTAAATGTAGATGTTGATGTATATACAATGGATAGTAATTTTGGCAATGAAAATAAtgttcaacataaaaataaatttgagtatCGAACTGTTGATGTGTTTCCCAATACATTGACTACATATCCTTATGGTGAAGTCTGTCCATCTAAACTACTGCATCCTTCTAACACATATGGAATGATTCCTTATTCTGTTTCTATGGTACCATCTGATAATGCATCATTGTCTAATAAAGAAGATAATTCAACGCTGAATTGGCAGTGTAATGAAGTTAGTGGTGAAAATAGCTGTAATGATATGTGGAATCaaagtacagttaaaaaaagaaaattaaatagtacCAATTCTAGTCATGTTAATAATCATAATGTAAACACAAATGATGATGAAgactattcttttttaatgagtTTGTTACCAACTGTTAGAACGTTACCacctgataaaaaaatgttcctaCGTCTAAAGTTACAAGAACTTGTATATAGTGAAgtttataattatagtattagaaataataatagttttcttaTTAGTTCTCATAGCGATAGTAAAATTGCTTTACCTCAAACATCAACAtccaaaatttgttaa